Proteins encoded together in one Desulfosporosinus meridiei DSM 13257 window:
- a CDS encoding ABC transporter ATP-binding protein encodes MIIETHALTKKYGNKTACEQINLAVEAGQVYGFLGRNGAGKSTCIKMLTGLVFPTSGSGTVLGKPLGDVSARERMGYLPELFRYQDWMTGLDLLNFHAQLIKLKNKKDQITRVLKLVGLEGQEKYKVGAYSKGMQQRIGLACALLPNPQLIFLDEPTSALDPIGRKDVRDIIVALKKEGTTIFLNSHLLSEVEAVCDSVTFIHKGTVVKSARMDELLMNKISLTIRAKGMTEDLLVTMHNQYQSLQILADGSLTATLKDYEEIPALAAKLISNGVTLYELTPHRETLETVFMQLVGEEGLSSQQS; translated from the coding sequence ATGATCATCGAAACCCATGCTCTGACTAAAAAGTATGGCAATAAAACAGCCTGTGAGCAAATCAACCTTGCAGTAGAAGCTGGGCAAGTCTATGGCTTTCTTGGCCGCAACGGCGCGGGGAAGAGTACCTGTATTAAGATGTTAACCGGGCTTGTATTCCCCACCTCCGGAAGCGGCACTGTCCTGGGTAAACCCCTGGGTGATGTTTCCGCGCGAGAAAGAATGGGCTACCTGCCTGAACTTTTCCGCTATCAAGATTGGATGACTGGATTAGATCTGTTGAATTTCCATGCCCAATTAATTAAATTGAAAAACAAGAAGGATCAAATTACCAGGGTTTTAAAGTTAGTAGGTCTTGAAGGGCAAGAAAAATACAAAGTGGGTGCCTATAGTAAAGGCATGCAGCAGCGTATAGGGTTGGCCTGTGCGTTGCTGCCTAATCCCCAACTGATCTTTCTCGATGAGCCGACATCTGCTTTGGACCCCATTGGTCGGAAGGATGTGCGAGACATCATTGTTGCTTTGAAAAAGGAAGGGACAACTATCTTTCTAAACAGTCATCTGTTAAGTGAAGTGGAAGCTGTTTGTGACAGTGTTACCTTTATTCATAAAGGTACAGTTGTTAAATCCGCCCGGATGGACGAGTTACTGATGAATAAAATCTCCTTAACCATCAGAGCTAAGGGTATGACTGAAGATTTATTGGTTACGATGCATAACCAATACCAGTCCTTGCAGATATTAGCAGATGGAAGTTTAACAGCCACTTTAAAGGATTACGAAGAGATTCCTGCCCTGGCAGCTAAGCTTATCTCTAATGGTGTGACACTTTATGAGTTGACGCCCCACCGAGAGACCCTTGAGACTGTGTTTATGCAGCTTGTCGGTGAGGAGGGATTATCATCGCAGCAATCTTAA